The DNA segment AATCAAAATTGAGAATTATGTTTGATGAGGTTTTTCACGATAAGAACTAtgttgttacaaatttgaaagtatataggttaaattgtttcaaattaaatttgtggactaaattgttaccttGTAAAATTGAAGGATTAAATTATTGGAAATGTACAAAGATTAAATCATTACAGATTAACGTTTAGAGACTAAACCGTCAACtttatgaaagttcaggaaCTAAAAGTGTGATATTTAAATTGCATTTGGGATTGATTTTGAGACAAGTAGGAGTGATTATAAAAAAATCCTAACTGCTTTTTGTGTTTGgtaaaataaattatgattaaatccACTAAAATCATTTCTAAATTACAGACATATTTCATACCCTTTCTAATATCAGTTGAACTAGCTTTTAGATTCTCCTAAAACTAGAtgcaatttttataaaatttaagttttaatttgattatttaaaattaagatttattttatatatctatttaaaaaaattatttagtaattataaattaaaaaaaaataatatcaagtctattttagttattatatcttAAAAAcagtaatttattatttatttaccaaacacCTGCAACCAATTTGTTCATGATTATAATTgaaatttaccaaacactaaTACACTTCATACTACAACTAATTTTACAAAAGCTTCAATAATCCCAaacaaaacatttaatttataacTGATATATGATTTGGATTTTCTTCTAAATCATCCAAACAAAATACTTGATATCCACTCATGACTCCGCTATTGATAATTCAATTTCCTATCTATGCAACGGTTGAACACAAAACGAACGAAAAAAACACTTCTTTATTTTCACGATTAAGTAGAACAAATGAggtatgaaaatttaaatcacCCGACAACTAACAAATGATAAGTATAGATGTCAATTAAGATTTGGTAATGAAATTAAGACCATCTAAAACACAACTTTTACTAAATTGTCCCTATACATATTTCTATATGGATCATTTGGTCCCCTCACACAtttctatctctctctctcttctgtACAAACTGCCCCAATGTTTTGGCACTTTCTATGATGATCTCAAGGACTAGAAAATACTATatatcaagtaaaagggttttttttttattaaaaaaaaaattctttttttatatgaaaaaaatgtaaaaaataaaaataaaaataaaaatcagagggatagatagatagatagagcAATTCAATTCTGCCCCTCTCACGTGCAACCTTATATACTTCTTTCCTTTTACATTACCCTTTTAacaattttacaaatttcttcttcccattcatctctttctctctacaAAACCAAAGGCAAAAGCTAAAGTCCTCaagaaaggaaggaaaaaaaatgagtcTTGATGCTCTTTCTTCCAATGACTTGTTCAACTTCATCATCTACGACACGATCTCCGCAACACCGGACGCCCTCCGTGACTCGTCGGAGAATAATACTTTACTCTCCGGCGACAAGTGCTCGAAACCCAATTCTCGAAAACGCCGACCGAGCGAGGCCCAATGCAACCCAACGACACCGGCGCAgcaagggaagaagaagaggaagagaaaagcAAAGGTTTGCAAGAACAGAGAAGAAGCTGAAACACAAAGAATGACACACATTGCTGTTGAAAGGAACCGTCGTAAACAAATGAATGAACATCTTTCAGTCTTACGTTCACTCATGCCCGAATCCTATGTTCAAAGGGTTTGTTTTCTTCTACTTgtctctttcattttttttaaatataactcttTGTTAATTAATGCATGagatttgaattaaaatttcataattatatcatTAAATTCATAACCCCATTCTAATTTTTCAAGTTACTTCTTTTGCTCATATTTTcgttaattatttaatctaaaaatagaattcaattattatgatttattttaaagttgaattattcatttttgtgaaaggtttgattttttttccaccCTTTTGAAAGTAGCCTAGACCCATCACTATTaccaaaataaaaccaaaaagaaaaaaaaaaatcttaatttctgcaaaaaaaaaaaaaaaaaaaaaaaaaaaaggcatctCCTTCTAACCCTAGTCATTATTGCATGGCCTTAGTAAGAACTTAATTAAGGGTACTATATAATAATAGagcatttaattaaataatgatcACCTTGGtttatataaaaaacaaaatgccaAAAAAATCAATAGAGAAAAGTAGGGTGCTTGGAATTGACAGATTCCATAGGAAtcagagtttgtataagtcctAAAATCATGATAGTTTCCAATGCCTAGATGCTATTTCCTTCTATACatagtatattttttattatcattattttaacctcttgaataaaaattaaataataatataaagaaaaaaaattgattttgaactttttagAATTGTGTCAGTCTAATCTTTAGAAAAAAGTTTCTAGCATGCAATTGAATATTAAGCCGACCACGttagaaacaaaattaaatgttcACAAACCTATTAATCTTTAACTTAGTgtcttaatattttttaaaaatatttttactataaattagcattttcaataaaatttaaaaaatatatattcaaatattctaCTTTCTTACCTAAAAGTTACCATTACTATTTAACGAATTTCGATACAAATTAATCTTGAGCCagtaaatttaagatttattgaaagtacaaagACTAAGATTGAACAAACTCCAAAATATAGGACTAAGATGAAATTTTAaccaaactaaaattgaaagtacattttttttttttttgaaaagcaTTATTTCACTAGTTATTATAATAGTTTTATGTGTTTAACATTATGAAGGGTGACCAAGCATCCATAGTAGGTGGTGCAGTTGAGTTTGTGAAGGAATTGGAGCATCTTCTATCAACTTTAGAAGCCAAGAAGCTAAAAATCTTACAACAAGAAGTAGATCATCATCAAGAACAAGAGATTAATGAAGATTTAAGGATGAGATTGAGAatgaatgaaaataataacaataagttGTTTTCATTTGTAAGTTTGTTGATGCATAATTCAGATCAAAATAACTATTGTTCTCAATACTCAACCAAATACACATCAAAATCCAAGGCTTCTTCAGCTGATATTGAAGTTACTTTGATTGAAACTCATGCAAACCTTAGAATCCTCTCAACAAGAAGCCACAGACAACTCTTGAAGCTCATTGCTGGCTTGCAAGCTCTTCGTCTCACTATTCTTCATCTCAATCTTACTGATTTCCATCCATTGGTTCTTTACTCCATTAGCCTCAAGGTATTTTTCCTACCTAAACTTTCACCCGTGTTTTAGTTCCTGTGCTATTATTTTGTCACCTACTATCCACTAAAAAATTCTGGTCTTTCAACGGTACTTTTCAAAATGTGTGTGAGATACGAAACTTTAAGTATGTTAGTGTATTTACTGATAGTCACGAcctttattcaaaataaaagcaTAAAAGTTCACGGTCTTTAACAGTTCAGAAACTAAAATGCGAGTTATAGTCCTTCAACTTCTATGGTGTCATGTCTATAAACAACCATTTTAGTTCCTGCATTTTAACAGCTTTggtccttgaactttcaaaatgttaGTATACTTCCTGAAAGTTGTCTTTTCCAAAATAGAATAAACTTACAGTTTAGGATGAGAATGAAATTTCAACTCATAATATATGACTTATGACATTTTGATGAAATGGGCAATTAAATAATCTAATGATAATGCAGGTTGAAGAAGGATGCCAATTGAGATCAGTAGATGACATAGCAGCAGCAGCACATCATATGGTGAGAATAATTGAGGAAGAAgctgttttatgttaaaatgtaaacaattcaaaaaaaagaaaaaagaaaaaaagctaaGAAGTTTGAAAAATGGAATCAACCAAACCATTAAAATGCCAAGTTCTCTATGTGTGTGTATGTGGCTTGGTTTGATGCAATTTGTAAATGAATGTGTTTTTATGTAAGTTGATTATTGTTTTGTAGCTATCAAAGGTTTGTCTTTGTatgctttagtttctttttttcttgagACCACAGAAAAGGAAGAGAGGGACAGATGATAAGAAAAAGTTGTCAAAGGGATTGGCTTGGATTCATCTCTTTCTTCCAATGCATTTCATTTCCACTCCCTCTCTTCCTTTTTCATACAACTTTTCACCTCCAAAGTTAgttagggttttctttttttttttgggtaatttTGTTTATGTTCTTAGTGACCCACAAACCTAAATATTGAATTGATTTCTTTTTGGGAATTGAAGGTAAAAAGTCAATGTCCAAAGTAATTAACGCAATTGAAAAGGAGGGATTTGTTCATAATAACAATGAAACAAATGAGGGTAAAATGTGAATATGGTAATTTAAGATGCTTGCAATCACACTCCTTATTCAATTGTTCTAGAATGTATACTTTTATTCATATATCATTAATAAAGTGTAACAATGTATATTTAAATTGTGTtatatgaacaatacaataGTCCTTCCTAATTCACTATTTGTAATTGGAAACAACTTAGGGTGCAAATGTCACACGCCAAAGGGCTAAGAGATCGTGAGTTACATCCATGGTGGCCACCTACTTAGGATGTATGATCTACGAGTTTATTTTACACCCAAACGTTGTAAGATCAGATGAATTGTCCCGTAAGATTAGTCTAGATGCACATAAGTTGATGCACACACtcacagataaaaaaaaaagaaaaaaaaaaactaagtcaTCTAATTATTAGGCTACATCATACTACTAGATGTACTTTTCATACACTGGTCACTTCCAATGTCTAATATGTTACTACTTATGAATAACTGTAACCTGATATTTTATCAAGCTTTTGAGTTTTGTTGAGATTGAGACCTAAACTTAGCTAACTCCCTTATCTTATTTGAGTCAGGCTATCTACTACCTTGAAGGCTTGAAGTGACAAGCCTTCTAGTCTCACGTATATAGCTGGGTTCCATACTAGTATCTTCATATCACAACTTTGTTGCCTTGGTTGATACTACCTGGTTGAATTATGTTTGAACTATAGGGGTATCCATCGGTCTGTCAAAGTTTAGGAAAAACGAATTTGGACGGGCCGACTATTTTTTTACAACCAAAAATCGACACCAACCAACAATGGCATAAAACCGACCGACTAATGTCAGTTCAGTCGGATCGGGTTTGGATCCATTTATGCTCACCCCTAgttgataataattttaaaaatctcaACGATGACTCTAAATTTTTTGAATGCCTAACTGCTTCCAAAACATATTTAAacagttaaaaaaaattgagaacaaACTAGGTGTATTATTCATGTAGAAAGAAATCTTGAAGATGATGATGAGAATCATGAGAGAGCAATCCCTTTCCCTCTCATATGGCCACAGTGTGATACAATTAttgggaaaaagaaatgacatgCATATATACTTTTTAGCATTGAACAGAGAAAAAGCTGCAGCTAAAAGGGTTTATTTAAATTGTGCCATTCGATgcacaattttgtttttattattccTATTTTCTTCTCATCATCACCCTTTCCTGTTTTGTTTCTTTATACACATCCTTctgtattttaattaattctcctgTCTTCTTCTCTACCAATATTATCCCTCAAGTCAATTATAATTTACTTCACAAGTTGGGAGacagagaaagagagagaaagatctTGTAATAATCTCCATAGAAGCAATGCAAAGGCAGTCAAATAAttgatggaagaagaaaaatatcgGTGCATCAGACATACTTGTGACAGttgaatgataaagaaaaagccAGGGATGATCTTTTCTTTCACTAAAACCCATAAATAACCATAAAGGGAAATCATTGAAAGCAGCTAAACAACTCACATGGTGTATGTTCATTTCTTAAAATCCTCTGGTGTGGTGTTCCTCATCAAAACTGCAAATCATTCTGATTCTTTGTTGTAAAATTTCAGACAGGGGCAATTCCCCTGTGTTCTCTTCCATGCTTGGAGAAagaaaatcttccacttgaaaATGATCTCTTCATTGAAACAGGACTCATCACACACTGCAAGATTCTGTTTCTATGACTTGACCTGCCGTCTTCTCCCAATGAATGTTTAGATGATCCAACATCACCTGAACTTCCTGCTTCATCAATATCTCCAAACTCATGTTCATTTAAACGTAGAACATCCGCGATAATAGTATGGTTTTGGCTGCAATGATCCATTGAAATTGACCTTCTAATTTGCTGCAATCTTCCATCTCTAAGCTCAATGATAGTATCTCTTTTCTCCAGATTTCCAAGGTCACTTAAAGCGCGAATTGAGCTTTTCGCACAATTACTTCCTTGCATTGCATCTTCATTCCTGAAACTTCGTCCAGAATCCTGTGAAGCAGCCTCATGGTCATTTGCCTGAGAAGTCTCTGGCATGGTCTCATTAGTTATGGGATGTGCAGCTCTTGGAGGGAGTTGAATTGGAGAAGTGGCATTGATAGAAACGATATTAGCACGACATAACGGACAATTGGAGTGTGATTTAAGCCAAGTATCAATGCATTGAAGATGAAAAGCATGGCTGCATTTAGGCAACAACCTAAGGCTCTCATCTTCTTGAAACTCACTAAGGCAAACAGAGCAATCAGAGCCTTCAACCAACCCATCTCCTCTCTTGTACTTGCAAACCGTAATGGACTTGATAAGTGCTTCATCCAAGCCAGCTGTGGCAATATGCCATGGCTCATGAAGTGTTGGGTTGTGATTATCTTCATATTCCTCACTTGGGTCATGATTTCCAGTTCCAGATAAGCGATTTGTGTTGCCACAGTACTTTGAAATGATAGTGTAATAGCTTATAAGAAGGAAAGCACTGGCCAGAATTCCAATAATTGCAATAATAAGAGGTGAAAATTTTGGGCCTGAATTATCATCTGGAAACTCCAAGGGTGGTGGAGGTGAAA comes from the Benincasa hispida cultivar B227 chromosome 5, ASM972705v1, whole genome shotgun sequence genome and includes:
- the LOC120077748 gene encoding E3 ubiquitin-protein ligase Os04g0590900-like, with the translated sequence MGSGSYSSPKTWIPYMSNKDCSQGFCSVYCPQWCYIMFSPPPPLEFPDDNSGPKFSPLIIAIIGILASAFLLISYYTIISKYCGNTNRLSGTGNHDPSEEYEDNHNPTLHEPWHIATAGLDEALIKSITVCKYKRGDGLVEGSDCSVCLSEFQEDESLRLLPKCSHAFHLQCIDTWLKSHSNCPLCRANIVSINATSPIQLPPRAAHPITNETMPETSQANDHEAASQDSGRSFRNEDAMQGSNCAKSSIRALSDLGNLEKRDTIIELRDGRLQQIRRSISMDHCSQNHTIIADVLRLNEHEFGDIDEAGSSGDVGSSKHSLGEDGRSSHRNRILQCVMSPVSMKRSFSSGRFSFSKHGREHRGIAPV
- the LOC120077749 gene encoding transcription factor bHLH71-like — protein: MSLDALSSNDLFNFIIYDTISATPDALRDSSENNTLLSGDKCSKPNSRKRRPSEAQCNPTTPAQQGKKKRKRKAKVCKNREEAETQRMTHIAVERNRRKQMNEHLSVLRSLMPESYVQRGDQASIVGGAVEFVKELEHLLSTLEAKKLKILQQEVDHHQEQEINEDLRMRLRMNENNNNKLFSFVSLLMHNSDQNNYCSQYSTKYTSKSKASSADIEVTLIETHANLRILSTRSHRQLLKLIAGLQALRLTILHLNLTDFHPLVLYSISLKVEEGCQLRSVDDIAAAAHHMVRIIEEEAVLC